The nucleotide window TATGTTGCCGTCTGCGATGCCGATCGAAGCCGCCGGGAGCGGGCTGCCGCGCTCGTCAAAGATTGGAGCCGTGCCACGCCGGCCGTCGTGGCCGACTATCGCGCGATCGTCGATCGCCACGATATCGACATCGTCCACATTTCCACGCCCGAGCATTGGCACGCCAAAGTCGCTATCGAAGCGATGCTGTCGGGCAAGGATGTGTATTGCGAAAAACCGATGACGCTGACCATTGCCGAAGGCCAGCAAATGTGTGCCGCCTGCCGGAAGACCGGCCGGATCGTGCAGATCGGCACTCAGCAGCGCAGCGATCCGCTGTTCATCAAGGCGATCGCGCTGATTCGCGACGGACGAATCGGCGAGTTGAAAAAAGCGACCTGTGTGGTCAACGGCGCGCCGACCAGCCCACAGATTCCCGTGGTCGAACCGCCGAAGACGTTGGACTGGAATCTTTGGCAAGGCCCGGTGCCCGAAAAGCGATTTCGCTACCTGGCCGGCAACAATGGCGAAACCAAAAGTTGGTCGCGCTGCCATTACGAGTTTCGCTGGTGGTACGAATATTCGGGCGGCAAACTGACCGACTGGGGCGCGCATCATGTCGACATCGCCACTTGGGCGATGAGCAAGACCGACACCGGCCCGATCTCGGTCGATCCGGTGAAAGTCAAGCATCCCGTGGAGTTCAAAGATGGCTATCCCACCGATGAATCTCGATACAACACGGCCACGGAGTTTCTTATTCAAGCCCGATATGCCGATGGCATGGAGCTCGATATTCGCCACGATGGCGACAACGGTATTCTGTTCGAAGGCACGGACGGGCGGCTGTTTGTAAATCGCGGGCGAATCACCGGCAAAGCCGTCGACGAATTGAAATCGAAACCGTTGCCGCCGGGGGCCATGGAAGCCGTCTACAAGCACCGGCCGCTGACGAACCATTTTCAGAATTTTTTCGAATCGGTCGTCGCACGCAAAGAGCCGATCTCCGACGTGTTCAGCCATCATCGGTCATTGACGACGTGCCACTTGGCCGGCATCGCCGCCCGCTTAGGCCGCAAACTTCTTTGGGACCCGACGCGCCAGGAAATTCTGGGCGACTCCCAGGCTCAAAGCTTCATCGCCCGCGAGCGGCGCAAAGGATTTGAAATCGAGGCATAGGAATCCACGCTCCGACCTTGCGTGGCCAGAGTCTCAAAAGCCGAATCGTCGCGCTACCACGAACGACGGCCGGCCTACGTTTTCGCACCATTCGAATCGTAGATGCGATAGACTTTCGAGAGCGGCACTTTCGCGCGCTCGAGGCTGCCGCGCGATAGCGTGTTGCTCTCCAACACCCACGACATTTCGGCTTCCTCGATTCCCCATTCGAGCACTTTGGGAATCAACCCGGTGAGCAAAATCAGGCCGATGCCCCAGCGCTGATATTCGGGCACGACGTTGGCGCTGATGATCCGCATTCGCTTCAACGCGCGGCGATTGCGCAATAGTCGAAGGAAACCGAATGGAAACAGCCGGCCGCGAATCAGTTTGATCCGCGGATTGTAGTCGAGCAGGCCGAACACCACACCGACCGGTTTGCCGTCGGCTTCGGCGATTAGCGCCAACTCCGGCACGATCATGTGCTTGAGCTGGCTTCCCATGTGATGAATCTCGGCGGCGGAGAGAGGCACGAAGCCCCAAGTGCTGCCGAGCGATTGATTGTAGAGATCGAGAAACGTCGCCAACTCGGCGCGAAATTTCTTGCGGTCCATCGGCCGGAGCTTGACATTGAACCGCTCGGCCGCGAGCCCGGCCATGCGAGTCACCTTCGGGTCGAGCTGCGCGAGCATGCTCGGCTTGCCCCAATAAGCGAACAGATCTTGGCACTTGGACAATCCGCAGCCCTCGATCAATCGGCCGTAATAAGGCTTGTTGTAGGTCATCATGAAAAACGGCGGTGTGTCGAACCCTTCCACCAACAGGCCGCATTCGTAATTGAGCGACGGATTGCACGGCCCGCGGAGTTGATGAATGCCACGCTCCGCAAGCCATGCTCGGGCGGCGGCGAACAGCCCATCGGCCACGGCCGGGTCGTCGGTCGACTCGAAGAAGCCGAAGAAGCCGAGTTGTTCCTTGTGGAACCGGTTGTGAGCATGGTTGAGGATGGCCGCGATTCGACCGTACACTCGGCCCTCGCGGTAGGCCACAAAGGTCTGCACCTCGGCGTCTTCGTAAAATGGATGCTTCGTGAATCCGACCAAACCTTTTTGGTCCATCAGCAGCGGCGGAATCCAATTCGGATCGCCAGCGTAGTGCTGGAACGGAAAATCGAGAAACTGCTTCCGCTGGCGACGGCTGACTACCGGTTGCACGGAAACCGCGGAGGCCACTTCGGGCGTTACGACCGAACTGCTCATGTTTTGTCACGTCGCCTTCTTGCCGAAGAGAATCGCCCCGGCTACGAGTGTTCCGCCGAAGAAACGC belongs to Pirellulales bacterium and includes:
- a CDS encoding Gfo/Idh/MocA family oxidoreductase, whose translation is YVAVCDADRSRRERAAALVKDWSRATPAVVADYRAIVDRHDIDIVHISTPEHWHAKVAIEAMLSGKDVYCEKPMTLTIAEGQQMCAACRKTGRIVQIGTQQRSDPLFIKAIALIRDGRIGELKKATCVVNGAPTSPQIPVVEPPKTLDWNLWQGPVPEKRFRYLAGNNGETKSWSRCHYEFRWWYEYSGGKLTDWGAHHVDIATWAMSKTDTGPISVDPVKVKHPVEFKDGYPTDESRYNTATEFLIQARYADGMELDIRHDGDNGILFEGTDGRLFVNRGRITGKAVDELKSKPLPPGAMEAVYKHRPLTNHFQNFFESVVARKEPISDVFSHHRSLTTCHLAGIAARLGRKLLWDPTRQEILGDSQAQSFIARERRKGFEIEA
- a CDS encoding GNAT family N-acetyltransferase, whose product is MSSSVVTPEVASAVSVQPVVSRRQRKQFLDFPFQHYAGDPNWIPPLLMDQKGLVGFTKHPFYEDAEVQTFVAYREGRVYGRIAAILNHAHNRFHKEQLGFFGFFESTDDPAVADGLFAAARAWLAERGIHQLRGPCNPSLNYECGLLVEGFDTPPFFMMTYNKPYYGRLIEGCGLSKCQDLFAYWGKPSMLAQLDPKVTRMAGLAAERFNVKLRPMDRKKFRAELATFLDLYNQSLGSTWGFVPLSAAEIHHMGSQLKHMIVPELALIAEADGKPVGVVFGLLDYNPRIKLIRGRLFPFGFLRLLRNRRALKRMRIISANVVPEYQRWGIGLILLTGLIPKVLEWGIEEAEMSWVLESNTLSRGSLERAKVPLSKVYRIYDSNGAKT